Proteins encoded together in one Porites lutea chromosome 2, jaPorLute2.1, whole genome shotgun sequence window:
- the LOC140928751 gene encoding uncharacterized protein, with protein MECSLVGEQEQRHSAGEELERDTPVVENGPVEGASNSQGTQQSLPEENNYSQLEGDRLIARARVVGVDYEFAKPGVVETEDDRRKRKRRNQRRISEQEKRLQEVVGDLPPPPPAGSSQQEDKAYSAIRAFEVEQMTYAFSFCEVCKERRLECKGTRNMCTRCRRDKKVPKVWSGENNMDPMAVPEILSDMSDAEQMLIARLAPTVHVHLLKHGGIASKGHCIAFPQAVQEPATILPRLPAEVDIIRVRRQGKDDTHKDFRVRRHRVERALHWLKDNNPAYGDVVIDGARIENLPEDGELPNLRTVEFSETERTDDRGPAPQQLDAGDTDSTDDSTVSGIILPEPGVNVQAQVEAAINEVVSEPLEGEAGEAQRNVQRPVIPWPTTGTTPASEFTTPYFFTMAFPCLFPHGKGDFHINRPVTCPTLHNWAEHLLWYQDGRFARHKVWKFVVHNMIMRKRALEQSRFFVDQQLGDPQITVADLQERLARGDTFTDKLLYFGANLRGTAQYWHQRRRELRALVEFMVNEKHGLPSFFMTGSCAEFYFPPLRRLLEEYILQTTGEEVHLAEDSNARFKAVQENTHVVVSYFDLRTQAYHEKVLKPVFGVSDYWYRYEFAKSRGQIHWHQLSWREDRQPHQLLHEAREDGCEEEEYAARLSQWADETFAMTALHPAGNDEEGQPRKDLWSPPEGTAEPISDDRDPLVKMLMQIAATQEAILEDHLLLVNRVGLHSCSDYCLRTPRHPEQGLQPRERVCRMEFGSEFRPGKNVHSYPEIVEDHNGAPRLEMPRDHPRVVQHSRYQLQSWRANGDVSLILSNSPPDNPSTDDIIAIIDYVCGYACKDSEPTGATADLFKDMVNAVDAAHADQVTGKSMCAKMLIKTVGRRDISGPEASFELSGLALWRCSRPFTYLSMSGSRRLERDGETATRSTPLDKYLARPRDEHCSWYHFASRNGNVPVVSGGSTHAMWPLNEDYCRTMLLLHWPSWFDIQEVKGDAESWIDRFKDFFASDDCPIFVKSQVAKAQRYADHPQEPVFEEDEEDDTVEAEEQPDWVDVYAGQNQIYEGVERDFDYDDGGEDYDWSSTRIILPEGEDPTKWLQESIKADDEQETESGDLDLPRVCPLSLNENQKAIVSLVLHTLYNFVENTEYYHPLRLVVSGTAGTGKSYVIKCLQRLVRQVFEANDAIQVITPTGNAAYLVHGSTAHSFLGVPTGGRSCNELTVPTGPLLEKIQKKCENLKVLVGDERSMFGRTTMGWMEQHARYAINKGANADELWGGIPVAVFMGDDVQLPPVCDTPVYISDCRSAPSNHGRLVWTMFDSAVELTQIIRQNESEQQLRDVLMSLRNYRTTPQQIHWLQQFQWHNLRMSHGPELLARMDEQGLYVFPTHHLEWQRNKTKLLECNRQPNHPVAKIKAVDNGRHAVKADSNKAGGLLPLLYLCRDSKVMLVVNLKADWGLYNGAVGTVVDIVYKDGRRPIDDPAPLPDVVLVRFPGYRGPPYVNEDPTVVPIVPVSRSTECACRCKRLQVPLRLAWGTTIHKCQGMTVGAGETFRYVVVHPGDHGFEARNPGALFVALSRAKSAGGEGRDPDFAFHEDILINNDRFRPVDTPTTRARAVEIERLHVLATQSRQRRVLAPAYREETFLRLVEWAQSQDHR; from the exons ATGGAATGCTCTCTTGTaggtgaacaagagcaaagaCATTCAGCAG GAGAAGAGTTGGAAAGGGACACTCCCGTAGTAGAAAATGGCCCAGTTGAGGGAGCAAGCAATTCGCAGGGAACGCAGCAATCTCTTCcagaagaaaataattatagcCAGTTAGAAGGTGACCGTCTCATTGCTAGGGCAAGGGTAGTTGGTGTGGACTATGAGTTTGCAAAGCCTGGTGTAGTGGAAACAGAGGATGacaggagaaaaagaaagcggCGAAACCAAAGACGAATATCagaacaagagaaaaggttgcAAGAAGTTGTTGGAGATCTACCACCACCTCCACCAGCAGGTTCAAGTCAGCAAGAAGATAAGGCGTACAGTGCTATTCGTGCCTTTGAGGTGGAGCAGATGACTTACGCATTCAGTTTTTGTGAGGTCTGCAAGGAACGACGACTGGagtgcaaaggcacaagaaacATGTGTACTCGCTGCAGGAGAGATAAGAAGGTACCAAAAGTGTGGTCAGGTGAGAATAACATGGATCCAATGGCTGTTCCTGAGATTTTGTCTGACATGTCAGATGCTGAGCAGATGCTGATAGCCAGGCTAGCACCCACCGTGCATGTACACTTACTGAAGCATGGAGGTATCGCTTCAAAGGGGCATTGCATTGCATTCCCACAGGCTGTGCAAGAACCGGCAACTATTCTTCCACGACTACCGGCAGAGGTGGATATCATACGcgtgagaagacaaggaaaagATGATACCCATAAGGACTTCAGGGTTAGAAGACACCGTGTTGAGCGAGCCCTTCATTGGTTGAAGGACAACAATCCTGCttatggtgatgttgttattgatGGCGCTCGCATAGAGAATTTACCGGAAGATGGTGAACTGCCGAATTTGAGGACTGTTGAGTTCTCTGAAACAGAACGCACAGATGACCGAGGCCCTGCACCACAACAATTGGATGCTGGGGATACAGACAGTACTGATGACTCAACAGTCTCTGGAATTATTCTTCCAGAGCCTGGAGTAAATGTGCAAGCACAAGTAGAAGCAGCCATAAATGAAGTTGTTTCTGAACCTCTGGAAGGTGAAGCTGGAGAAGCACAACGAAATGTGCAACGACCAGTGATCCCTTGGCCGACCACAGGCACAACGCCAGCATCAGAGTTTACCACTCCCTACTTTTTTACGATGGCATTTCCTTGCTTGTTTCCTCATGGAAAGGGTGATTTCCACATAAACCGTCCAGTGACGTGTCCAACACTGCATAACTGGGCAGAGCACCTGCTGTGGTACCAAGACGGAAGGTTTGCGAGGCATAAAGTCTGGAAGTTTGTTGTCCACAATATGATCATGAGGAAGCGTGCCCTGGAACAGAGTCGGTTCTTTGTTGATCAGCAACTTGGTGACCCACAAATAACTGTTGCAGACCTGCAAGAGCGACTTGCGAGAGGCGACACTTTTACTGACAAGTTGTTGTATTTTGGTGCAAATCTACGTGGAACAGCTCAGTACTGGCACCAGAGACGTAGAGAGCTTCGTGCCTTGGTTGAGTTCATGGTCAATGAGAAGCATGGGTTGccttcatttttcatgactggaAGCTGTGCTGAGTTTTACTTTCCCCCACTAAGGAGACTATTGGAAGAGTACATCTTACAGACCACAGGCGAAGAAGTCCACCTTGCTGAAGATAGCAATGCCCGCTTCAAGGCAGTACAAGAAAATACTCATGTAGTGGTGAGTTACTTTGACCTACGTACCCAGGCATACCATGAGAAGGTTTTGAAGCCGGTATTTGGTGTCTCTGATTATTGGTACCGCTATGAGTTTGCCAAGTCCCGTGGTCAAATTCATTGGCACCAACTCAGCTGGAGGGAAGACAGGCAACCACATCAGCTATTGCATGAAGCTCGTGAAGATGGTTGCGAAGAGGAAGAGTATGCAGCTAGACTTAGTCAGTGGGCAGATGAAACCTTTGCCATGACAGCATTACATCCAGCTGGCAATGATGAAGAAGGGCAGCCAAGAAAAGACCTCTGGTCACCACCTGAGGGAACAGCTGAGCCCATATCAGATGACAGGGATCCCTTGGTGAAGATGCTAATGCAAATAGCTGCAACACAAGAAGCAATACTGGAGGATCATTTGCTTTTAGTAAACAGGGTTGGACTCCACAGTTGCTCTGATTACTGCTTGAGAACTCCTCGCCATCCGGAGCAAGGACTGCAGCCTAGAGAACGTGTATGTCGGATGGAGTTTGGAAGTGAGTTCCGCCCAGGGAAAAATGTGCACAGTTATCCGGAAATTGTGGAAGATCATAACGGAGCTCCCCGCCTAGAGATGCCACGTGACCATCCACGTGTGGTTCAGCATTCTCGTTATCAGTTACAATCGTGGAGAGCAAATGGGGATGTAAGCTTGATTCTTTCCAATTCCCCTCCAGACAATCCTAGCACTGATGATATCATAGCCATAATTGACTATGTGTGTGGATATGCTTGCAAAGATAGCGAACCCACTGGTGCAACTGCTGATCTCTTTAAGGACATGGTGAATGCTGTTGATGCAGCTCATGCAGACCAAGTGACAGGTAAGTCAATGTGTGCAAAGATGCTGATAAAGACTGTGGGAAGACGAGATATCAGTGGACCGGAGGCATCCTTTGAGCTGAGTGGCCTAGCTCTTTGGCGATGTAGCCGTCCATTTACCTATTTGTCCATGTCGGGGTCAAGGAGACTTGAACGTGATGGTGAAACTGCAACTCGCAGCACCCCACTGGATAAGTACCTTGCACGACCACGAGATGAGCACTGTTCTTGGTACCACTTTGCATCGAGGAACGGTAATGTCCCTGTTGTAAGTGGTGGTTCTACACACGCAATGTGGCCACTGAATGAGGACTACTGTAGGACTATGCTCCTGCTACACTGGCCAAGCTGGTTTGACATCCAAGAAGTGAAGGGGGATGCTGAATCTTGGATTGATCGCTTTAAGGACTTTTTTGCAAGTGATGACTGTCCAATATTTGTGAAGTCCCAAGTTGCTAAGGCACAGCGTTATGCAGACCACCCACAAGAACCAGTATTTGAAGAGGATGAGGAAGATGATACTGTCGAAGCAGAAGAACAACCAGACTGGGTGGATGTATATGCAGGGCAGAACCAAATATATGAGGGTGTAGAGAGGGACtttgattatgatgatggtgGGGAGGACTATGACTGGAGCAGTACCCGTATCATTCTTCCTGAAGGAGAAGACCCaacaaaatggcttcaagaaagTATTAAAGCAGATGATGAACAGGAGACAGAAAGTGGAGACCTTGATTTACCTCGGGTGTGTCCATTATCTCTAAATGAAAATCAGAAAGCCATAGTGAGTCTAGTTTTACACACCCTGTACAACTTCGTTGAAAACACTGAATATTACCATCCACTACGGCTTGTAGTCTCTGGAACTGCTGGTACAGGAAAGTCATATGTCATCAAGTGTCTCCAGAGGTTAgtgcggcaagtttttgaagCCAATGATGCAATACAGGTGATAACTCCAACGGGGAATGCTGCCTATCTCGTTCACGGCAGTACAGCTCACAGTTTTCTTGGAGTACCAACGGGTGGAAGGTCTTGCAATGAGTTGACAGTACCTACAGGTCCcttactagagaaaattcagaaaaagtgCGAAAATCTGAAAGTTCTGGTTGGTGATGAACGATCAATGTTTGGACGCACAACAATGGGCTGGATGGAACAGCATGCACGTTATGCAATCAACAAAGGAGCCAATGCAGATGAGTTATGGGGAGGGATTCCTGTGGCGGTGTTTATGGGAGATGATGTTCAGCTTCCTCCTGTGTGTGACACCCCTGTGTACATCTCAGATTGTCGTAGTGCACCATCTAACCACGGTCGCTTGGTTTGGACAATGTTTGATAGTGCTGTTGAGCTTACTCAGATTATACGGCAGAATGAATCTGAACAACAGCTGAGAGATGTGCTAATGTCACTAAGAAATTATAGGACAACACCCCAGCAAATCCATTGGCTACAACAGTTTCAATGGCACAATCTCCGCATGTCGCATGGCCCAGAACTCCTTGCTAGGATGGATGAGCAAGGTCTGTACGTATTTCCCACGCACCATCTTGAATGGCAGCGTAATAAAACAAAGCTGCTTGAGTGTAACAGACAGCCAAACCACCCAGTAGCAAAGATCAAGGCAGTTGACAATGGCAGACATGCAGTGAAGGCCGACAGTAATAAGGCGGGAGGATTGTTACCTCTACTGTATCTTTGCCGTGACAGCAAAGTCATGCTGGTAGTTAACTTGAAGGCTGATTGGGGTTTGTACAATGGGGCAGTAGGCACAGTCGTAGATATTGTGTACAAAGATGGCCGCAGACCTATTGATGATCCTGCTCCTCTACCTGATGTAGTTCTGGTGAGGTTTCCAGGATATAGGGGGCCACCATACGTTAATGAAGATCCGACAGTTGTGCCAATTGTACCGGTAAGTCGTTCCACTGAATGCGCATGCCGATGCAAGCGTCTGCAGGTTCCATTGCGACTGGCATGGGGAACAACAATCCACAAATGCCAAGGGATGACTGTGGGCGCCGGAGAAACATTCAGGTATGTAGTGGTTCACCCTGGGGACCATGGCTTTGAAGCCAGAAACCCAGGAGCTCTATTTGTGGCATTGTCAAGAGCCAAATCGGCAGGTGGGGAAGGAAGAGATcctgattttgcttttcatgAGGATATACTGATAAACAATGACAGATTCAGACCTGTGGACACTCCAACTACAAGAGCTAGAGCAGTGGAGATTGAGAGACTGCATGTCTTAGCAACTCAGAGTCGGCAGAGAAGGGTGTTAGCACCAGCGTATAGGGAGGAAACCTTTCTCAGACTCGTAGAGTGGGCTCAGTCTCAAGATCATCGTTGA